The following are from one region of the Hemitrygon akajei chromosome 31, sHemAka1.3, whole genome shotgun sequence genome:
- the LOC140719482 gene encoding histone H1.0-like — protein sequence MTDNSASKPKRGKAAKKTPTHPKYSEMITGVIMGSSSRSGLSRQAIQKLVKSQYKLADNADSQIKLSLMKLVTKGVLEKTKGVGASGSFKISKSGEPQKAVKKVRKPVKKSILSKKVDKPKKPAKAKKPAKPLAKANKVKVHKAMKKAAGTPKGAKKAKPAKTKAVKAKAVKRNTKKAKPPKPRAKTSVKKMASKKK from the coding sequence ATGACTGACAACTCAGCTTCAAAGCCCAAACGTGGCAAAGCAGCAAAGAAAACCCCCACACACCCCAAGTACTCCGAGATGATCACTGGGGTGATCATGGGCTCCAGCAGCCGCTCAGGACTATCCCGCCAAGCCATCCAAAAGCTGGTCAAAAgccagtacaagctggcagacaACGCAGACAGCCAGATCAAACTGTCACTCATGAAGCTGGTGACCAAGGGGGTTCTGGAGAAGACAAAAGGAGTTGGTGCCTCAGGGTCCTTCAAGATCTCCAAGAGCGGGGAGCCCCAGAAGGCAGTTAAAAAGGTGAGGAAGCCAGTGAAGAAGTCCATCTTAAGCAAGAAGGTGGACAAACCCAAGAAGCCGGCCAAAGCCAAGAAGCCGGCTAAGCCGTTGGCTAAAGCCAATAAGGTCAAGGTGCACAAGGCCATGAAGAAGGCGGCAGGGACACCCAAAGGTGCAAAGAAAGCAAAACCGGCGAAAACGAAGGCGGTGAAGGCAAAGGCGGTTAAGAGAAACACCAAGAAGGCAAAACCCCCCAAGCCGCGAGCCAAAACCAGTGTAAAGAAAATGGCTTCCAAAAAGAAGTGA